atgccaaaaaatgcattaatccatgaaatgacttttggcgcaaccccatagggatgctaccacacaaatgtgagtttcagaaaagaagttgtttaaaccaattgaccccttttgacccctcCCACTGCACCCCGGGGGTCAGTTctttcctttataaaattttgaatccctacccaaaaggatgctaccagtcaaatatgagctgtttcatttagccaaattgacccctttggccccacccctcagcccccagggaggtcggccccaccatttgtacaattttgaatcccgacccaaagggatgctcacagtcaaatatgagcaatatctattgcttggtttcagaggagaaggtgttcatatcaatttagcaaGATTGACTCctcttggccccacccctcaggccccaggggggtcagcctcactaattgtacaattttgaatccccaccccatagtgatgctaccaggcaaatatgagcaatatctattgcttggtttcagaggagaaggtgttcatatcaatttagcaaGATTGACTCCTcttagccccacccctcaggctcccggggggtcagcctcactaattgtacaattttgaatccccaccccatagtgatgctaccaggcaaatatgagcaatatctattgcttggtttcagagaagaagtcgtttatatcaatatagcccaatagaccacatttggccccgcccctcaggcccccggggggtcagtcccatcatttgtacaattttgaatccccacctaatagtgatgctaccagacaaatatgagcaatatccattgctcagtttcagaggaggtgttcatatcaatttagcaaGATTGACTCctcttggccccacccctcaggctcccggggggtcagcctcactaattgtacaattttgaatccccaccccatagtgatgctaccaggcaaatatgagcaatatctattgcttggtttcagagaagaagtcgtttatatcaatatagcccaatagaccacatttggccccacccctcaggcccctggggggtcagtcccatcatttgtacaattttgaatccccacctaatagtgatgctaccagacaaatatgagcaatatccattgctcagtttcagaggagaagtcgcttatatcaatatagcccaattgaccccttttagccctgcccctcaggcccccagtgggtcagccccatcatttgtacaattttgaatccccaccccatagtgatgcgaccaggcaaataggagcaatatcctttgcttggtttcagagaagaagtcttttatattaatagagccaaattgaccccttttggacctgcccctcagacccctggggggtcagccccaccacttgtacaattttgagtccccaccccatagggatgcttctgaccaaatttggtcaaattctgatctgtggttatgaaggagaagtcaattgttgacggatggacggacgacagacgctacggtatggcataagctcaccttggtccttcggaccaggtgaacTAAAAATTACTCCAATTACCCTGTAGGGGACCGTTCTGTGTCAACAATATGGAAGCGCTGACGACCTTTGGCTTTGACCCTAATTGTCGACAATCCTGTGTCATTATCAGTTTCATCTCTGACAGAGAAAATCTCAGCTGTAGTTCCAATGGTCGCCATAGTGTGGGCACCATCTTCATGACTACAATGGCAGAATACATGTCAGATTATTGTTATATGGCCAGATCAACATTTCTTCCCTCACAGCTTTGTCTGTTGTTAATATTTAAGGATCGCTATGACAGTTAGGTGAAGATCAAAGTGTGCTTTGGTCCTTAATTAGGGTGTTTTGTGTTTCTAAGGAAGATGAGATCACAAAACTTTTTGTGATGAAGTTTTTGTGTCATTCTGTAAGACACTAAATTAGACTAAAAGCTCTGGAtaacatacaacaatgtgttgttcagtgaggtagccataGCTACTAAAGGAGACCCCAAATCAAAATTACCCACAAGCTACTATAAGGACACCCCAAATCAAAATTACCCTGACTGTTCACATGGTGCTAAATCCagcaaaacaaactgtttagTATTCATTATATGACACATGAAAACTAAACATAGCCACTTGCAACCTTGAAGATGTTCTCTGTCATTTGCACTTGTCTTCAGTTTTTTACCAGTTAATAACTACACCACCATGTATTTTGTCTCGGTAATGGCTACACCTATTTATACCTGTAGgtgagaaaaatatttttgaaagcaCTCATCCAAGGGGACGAGTGTCTCATGATATGAGAACCACTCATCCCTGAACTTACAATCGCTTGTCCCTCtgactttttattttcaatttaaaaaaacaacctCACAAAACCTGTGTGAATATGTTCTTAATGTTTTAATCATTACTAGTTGtaatcatatacatttgtagttcGAACTGCAGTTTTGTGAACATTTCATAAAAACCAAGTCAGTATATCGTTTGCTTCGCCATGGCCTAACAGGAACTAACAAGATGGTTCTAATCAGTAAAACCTTTCTCCGGActttttaaataaagtttaatcATGATTTTGCCTGTGAAACTATTTTATATCAGTTATTAGAATACACAAAAACGAGATATAAAAGTGTATAGAAGTGTGACTCGCTAGTGTTCAAATATTACTTCAAGTATGATTTAATCCTAATTTGTTTAGAAAATTCTATAGACTTTGTGGAATAAACGCCAAAGATAATATCTATtaacatgatttatttattattttcttttgaaatttactCATCACCAGGGAAGAGTGCACGACAACATTCACTCATCCTCAGCGAAATTTAACTCGTCCAGGACGAGTGGATGAGTGCTTTTTTCGCACCCTGGTTACTATCCACAGAGTTTGGTCCAGTTTTCTAGACAGGTACCCCTTTCTTTAATGACAATGTGTAAAATTATCTAGAAGTCATCCAGTTAAACTACTATATAATAAATTGGTCTATCAATGTGTCAACTACACCATTGTCTGCCTATATATATGCCCCCAAAGATTCTGCTCTGTATCAATTTCCTCTGCTTTTTACTCTTGCCTTACCTGTAGGCTACAACTCCAAACGTTTTGTCAGTGTCCACCACACCCTTGATCATAGCTACTGTGTGCTGGTGGAACAGGTGAAGAGGGATGGTTTGGCCAGGGATCAACACCATCCCTGGTAACTGGATGATGGGCAGCGTTACCAGAGATTCATCATCGTGGATGGTTCGACCTCTCACCTCCTCAAGGTCATTCCCTAAGTACTTTATGCaaagatataaaaataattgataattattgctatatatgaaatattttagaaaattatAGTGAAGTTCACCAGCAGCAGCTATTGCAAAATGCTTATACTATGATTGCAGTAACTTACAATGTATTAGGATATAAATTCTCCATGTTAAATTAATATATCTGATACACAAACATATGATATTTTTGAGAACTTCTTTCAATTTATGAAAGCAACCTCAAGAACAGGAACAGTTAAATCCACAATATCTGAAAATTCAGAAAACAAGATGCCCAATGGGCATGTATGGCTTACCTGGTTCTACAGCAAAAtaagttgattgaggtcatttctacagatactatcCTGATTACCAccttattcaaatatcagagtaagctatataggtttattcatgtcaaatttATAGTCCTTccttccagcatactattggcctaatatcaggtcttggtgactcttggctatcgcaaaatcacagtttaaagatttaagcctatttcaCCCCTGGGACCTTGaatgtgggtcaaggtcattcatttgaacaaacttggtagccctacaccccagcatgctactgacaggcccaatatcaagtccctgggccgcttggttattgagaagaagtagtttaaagattatagcctacttgacctttgtgaccttgaatgatggtcaaggtcattcatttgaaaaaacttggtagccctttgccccaggatgctacaggcctaatatatatcaagtccctgggtcttgtggttattgaggagaagtcatttaaaaactatagcctatttgacccctgtgaccttgaatgaaggtcatttatttgaacaaacttggtggCCCTTCACCCCTGgatgctacaggaccaatatcaagtccctgggccttttggttattaagaagaagatGTTCAAATGTGGACAGACACAGAACCACGGCATAAGCTAAAAATCTGAATACTTCCAGCATTCAATTGTTATTTtatcatatagtatataattatatacacggtaaacctccggttagtttgaacaaaattaaataaatattaacgAACCTGTTGCAtttacgaaagcactactgtaaaaataggcgatatatgttgataaaattaggtcagaacatcaacatgtctgcttttaaatatgcccagtcatattatctaccaaacatatttgatacctgcaatattatccatcactaattgggacacctgtggattgtttaGACTGAATATAAATGCTTATCATGAACGTCACTCAGCAAGACCGGGtggccgatcctttcaactttaccgcaagCGACACATCGCGTGACCTGCTAACCTAGTGTACATGTGGGGTCacaggttttcaggtaatacatgtaccttgaaTTGATTGACAATAATTAagagatgtccagtcacaattaaataatcataatgctaagtttACActagttatatttgaaaatacatggatgatttcttagtttgccatacagcgctaatacaaatatcatatgttattttatacattgtcggggcctaaatttgcaatcagctgtcttGTGCGTGGTGTATTTTTCAATGTTAAAAAATCTGAATTATCGCTAAAATATGTAGCATATAAtaaatcacagacgcattctaatgatcacacatacaatctaataacctaAACGTATCTGTTAATCAAATTTAAgtcttggcattttttctgggcCGGTCGTCGGGGCCGGGTCGTCGcaagctttcaatggagtttgccaAAAAACatcttactttacgttcttcatttgacaagtttgaACTATCCGTAATActgtcagttataaacaaccAGAGTTCaaactattactagctaaaaattattgtttttctagaaaaaaaatgtgtgtttgaACTATCAGCGTATTCAAATcaatcggaggtttaccgtatgcctataatgattatatacacCAAATGAGAAGGATATGGACCTCTTATGAATGTATACTGAATTGGAAGGGTATTTGGGGTATACTTAATGGACTTAGAAGtttcaaaacatacaaaatgtatttcttttttttcatagtgGACAGGAACATCTTAAAAACATTGCCTATATTAGGAAAttggttacatatatatttattaccgAATGTGAAGTAGGAAGAGCAGAATCAAATGTGATTGGTATTGATTGTTGTTGTCGTGACTTTTTCGAAGATTTCTTTAGTTCTTGTTTTTGTACTGGACTGTCTGGTATGTTTCCATCCTcatcatttatatttacttcGATTTCAATATCATCCATCATGTCTTCTTCATCATCTCCCTCTGTCAAACATagataaacaggttttgtatatacaatgtatgatataagACAGCACCAATCAGTATGGCCTTTAATTTTCAATCCGTGTAAATCACTTACTTCTTATTATCAGGGACATATATCTAGATTTGTTGTAATGCTTTATTTGGTGCGTTATATTTGACGAGAACACACAATGTCTCTCAGTGATAGGACTCAATAACACGAGTACAGATACTGGCACATAATCGATTACTAGAAGATAGCACGAAAAATGAATCCTTTACATGCGTCAAAACTGGAGATGCACGATCGCGAGTGCACGACTGCacaaaagttttatttttaaataacgTTACATATGCAAGATATCAGTAAAATGGCAAAAATGCCATTACTGATTATATATGAGCTACGAAATAACGAATACAAAGTTAGACTGACACGTatatttaaaacagtttaaCTGCTGTTATATTAATACTTGCTTTTTTACCATTCGTCAAAACTGGAAACACAACAATTGCAATCAGTCACCGAGTGCAAGTTAAAAGTTAGTACGCGAAGAAAACGGAAATAGAACAATTAAAATCTGGCACCActaaaaacattatttcaaaaagTATATCTTGTTAATCTGCATACCGACATCTTCATCCTCCTCCCCATCCTCGTTATCCATGTTAACACCTAAAAGTGGAAGTAAATCTTCTGCCATTTCTTGTTTACACCAAAGAATGATGGGTATTTTCCCCGGTTTCCTAATTAAAGGTCACGTGGACACGATTTCCACCAATCAAATAAACAGTCGTGTACTTCCGGTTCTATTTCGGAGACGGACGTGTGTTTCTGTCAAGCTGTCATCATACAGCAAGATTTGTCTGAAGAGTGTTGACGAGAAAGTTTGAATTCGGACAACATTTACAGAAATCAGTCAGGTATCTTGAAATGCTCATGTTTCAGTTGGTGACGATGATGTACTCTTGGTAAACCACTAGTTGTAGATAAAGATTGATGATATTGACTTATGCGTTATGGATCgcacaggggctcggtttcgCCACTTTCGGGTTTTATAAAACATCGATAACCCCGatttttataaggttttagaatgtatatgaatacttaatttatagtgttgtggttgtttactgatgtcatatgcTACTCAGAAACAcgaaaccgagcccctgtgaTGGATCCACAGTACTTGTACAGTAACGTAACGATCATACAATATTGACTTTACCTTTGAACCACGGCAGGCGTATAATTTCCGTGgcttaaacaaaatatatattaaggtGAAACAACGGTCTGTTAGCATTTTTAATGTATAACAAATGGACCAAGCAACACATGAGGTGATGTTACCACTTTGAATGTGCAAGAGAACCAAGCAACACCTGTCAtctattcatatatttacatagacaATCTACTTGAGTACATTTAATATAGATTAGTGCACACGCATATGAGCAGAAGACCTTAACGATTTTTGGTAGTTAAAAATTATGAATTAAATAGATGCTGCGTGCAAACTATCTTCTCTTTAACCTGAATTTCCTCTGATCACAGGGACACAGCAAGTAGatcgagtttcctctggccaaCTCCAATAATATGACAGGTtaacacgacaggaaacttttgacaggctgtcatgtaacaatatcaggtggaataagaccttgtatacgtataggagtaccTCTGGCCATGATacaatgtctggtgtagggccatGCCAGAGTGCACTACTCTATGAAAACGTTCTgattttggtgcaaatacaataaaaacgggtgtgacataacaccttccttacataaatatatatatttaccccagaacacccatttagtcacatctaggtgttttattcagtcTGTATAGACCCTCGCGTTatgctagtcaaaatttcatacatGAATTGAcaccatattgctaactatgtaggttGCGGGCGGCCTAATTACCCTGAACAGTGCGCGATGGAGtgaaaaggaaacaaaatacaacatttttttctatatattttacaacttATAATTTATAAGTTTATACTGACTGAATAAAACACCATATTTGGAGtggggacgactggttcgcccgttgtcagtataatgtgaccgggtggggtgtgctgctgggtgtcttcggcggtgtgcttcagtggggtagcactataaatcggcaaaggttccggcctatcacaaggagaattaacacgaatataccacagcctcccaaaacacacatacgcactcaccacacgcatgcatgttgcacgcacgggaggccgtccttaaatgaccttagatgttaataggacgttaaacaaaataaaccaaaccaaaccaaacctagaTGGGaataaatgggtgttctggggtaaataaatatctcatttatccatatatatatgtaaggtaggtgttagGTCACatccgattttattgtatttgcaccaaaatcttagcgacaccaaactGTGTCGGAGAATTCCGCGTTTTCATATAGaagtgcgctctggccctacaccagacatggtgacagggccagcGAAAACTCAGGCTATAGGACGCAGGGTAGTCTGAATTTTCTGATGACCTTGCTTTGCAGATATTGTAAGCCAGCTTTAaaggttatattaacattagaACCCTTCAAATTAGTCACAGGGATGTGTTATGATAAGAGTGGAGAAGGAGCAGTTTAACTGAAGCTAATCACTGCCTTATAAGAGGAAATTTGcttgtacatgtgtacagaTTCTCTAAAATCAAAACTAAGTCTTGTAGAAGCTTTTTCAAGGTGAAAACTTAGGTCTTAATATCAATCTATGGCTATTATCAAGGTTTTAAATGTTAAACAAGACCAAAAAAATCTCCAGTTGGAGAAATTCTTCAAGAACCAATGTCTTAATTGCCAagtctgtatatatgtgttgtgaTTCTTCTGCTAGGTTTAATTTCAGGAGAAAACCTAGTGCATGtggtatacatatacatgtacatttatagcCCTCTTAAGATAAAAGttagtaataaaaaaaagaagatggGCAGTGCCTGAAGCCAGGTTTCCAaacagtatatgtatattctTCATTTTGCTATAGCTGGTTGCCAACATGTTTTAGCCTTAGAAATAGGCACCATGATTATCAGAGTACATACAGTTTACATGGTGTGCATATATGTAATCAGGAGTGTGACATTCGTGTAATTTCCATATCTATATTCCCTGATTTAATTTTAGACCATTCACCAAGCACAACCGAGCTATACCTGAAGTGTGTTATTGCATGAACTACTTCCTTGGTTACttattgatgatgtcataatCTATTGTTTTGAATGTTAGCTTTTAATTAGAAAATCAAATTACGTAATTCCATGGCTGTTGCTCGGTTCACGGTCCAGAAATTCCCTACATTCCTAACTATGAACTTCTCATAGCAATCTGATGTTCTTGTAATTCCACAGATCATGTGATGATTCCCATTTTAAATATGTAGAGAAATTGTAGCTTTTcttaatattgataacattttaCATGGTGTTTGACCAATTCATTCCAAAACTGCCTGTTGGTTTTGAAGTTGCTGAAACTTGTAAGATTTTTCAATTTCTAATAGAAGTATAAATTTCCATTATTATTTTGGTACCTTAATTCTAAAGGATGATTTTCATGTTAGTTTGCAATAAAATCAAAGGAACATTATTGCCAGTAGCCAAATGAACTCTCAAATACTTGTACATATATTGTTActtctttttattttagaatACAAGACTCAACTTCCCTGTGTCAAGATGAAGTGTGAGAATCTACTATACCTGAGTGCTCTAtgcagtatatatactgttagcATCATATTTGCCAAGCAGGCAGATTACTATGAAGTCCTGGGCCTGAAGAAAGGTGCTTCTGATAAACAGATCAAGAGAGCGTTCAGAAAACTAGCACTGAAGTTCCATCCAGATAAAAATAAAGAGAAGGGAGCAGAAGAAAAGTTCAGGGAAATAGCTAAAGGTACATTCAAATGACATGGACATGACTGGGAAAAATGCCATGTATATGGATGCTGCTAAATGTCTCGGTTTAAGTACttaaatatgtacacattaaAAGGTTTCCAATGATGACATAATGCTAACATAAAAATCGATCCAATTACAAATTGTTGATGTGTCAGTAGATATGGAATGCACTGAACTAGTATATGGATAAACTGTAGTCTCGGGTAACGTTGCTGTCAGTAGCTAGAGTAGAATAAATGTTTCACTTTCACCATACTACCTACTAGGTCTGTTTTCATTGGTGGAATGACACCCCAGAGTTGCCTGAATTACGTTTACATGCTTAGTCCTTTATTGGAATGTGGTCTTTTTGTCTTAATTGTCCAATTGTTGAatattcaaaaaatgaaaagaacaaaagttttaaataattacaaattttGGATGAGTATTACAATTACTAAGTAGCTGGGAATGGGTACATTATTTCAAGACCAATTataccttttttattttttttttttttttcagaaacaacTTTCAGGTATAGGTTAATATCTTGACTTAAGTGTGTTTCAAGGGCATTGGGGATATAAGAACTTGTTGGTATGTAATGATAAATGTGACACACTTATTATCAGTATGGATATATTTTGATGTCAATTTCATATACATCTACAGGTGTATTTGGAAGTCATATTtgaattatattgtatttcaaaGAAGTACATGATTATTTGTTACAGCATATGAGGTACTAGGAGACCCCTGATAAAAAGAAGAAGTATGACACATATGGTCACATGGACGACCAGCAGTTTGGAGGTGGTGGGAATGGATTCCCATCACATAGCTTTGACTTTGGTGATTTCTTCAAAGGATTTGATGATGCATTTAGTGCTCATAAACAAGGACACCATAAACATCAACAGGGTTTCAAATTTTCATTTGGTGGTAATGGTGgaaatttcttcaattttgatGATCTGTTtgatgacgatgatgacgatgacgatggAAGTCAGTTTTTCCATGACTTTtttcatgatgatgatgatgatgatgactttTATCATAATGGATTTGGTTTTGAAGACGATTTGTTTGGTAACCTTCACCATCACAGTCAGTATGACCATGCTTCTAATCGCCATCAGAATATTCATAATCAGCACCAAAGACTACATAAATTTAATCATGAAATGAACCAAAGGAATCACCAGAGAGCAAACAATATGCATCACCACCACCCCCATCACAACCATGCCCAAGCACATGCATCAAGCTACACACAAGGtagtgtattttttttctcgCCTACAGTGAAAGTCATCAAAGCAGGACTATAGTGTTGTTACTGCTGCAATGACAGCAGTATTGTCAACATTCTTGCATTATAGATCCATTGCTGCAAAGTATAAGTTCAACTTTACACAtgaatgatatgatatataccgTAAACACTCGTGTAATTTGCGCAGGTACTTTATGGGGCTGAAAATGCTGGGAAAAAAACTTCTATCCGTATATTTTGCGCATGAAAAATTTTAACCAAAAACGATGTCCAGGAGGTCCCGAAAACGATGTATGAAAATGACACTAACACAGATTAGCACAAAACTTTGCTTAAAATCATTCTGATATATACTGGATGATTATAATaatatgattattttgtatttgtaatgaGGAAACCATGAACACCATGCCCATCATTTGTAGAACATTCAGATTTTATTATCTTGTATTGTAATGTTTAGAAACtgaacttttaaaattttacatgaAGTATATGCTGATTACTGGACAATCTGATCTctaaaaaatatctatttgactctttgtatattgattatgagtcaaagtaattatataaatgtatggtCATCTGTATATACCAATGCCACCATTTCAACAGCACATCACAAAGATGGTTTCTTGTGGTTTGACATTTTAAACAGCTGTTTTATTTAACCCTTTCAACTctaagaaactttagtggactctgccattctttcataagttgaagtccaatatggtcagtaggggtgaaagggttaaagGAACGGTGAACAAGATacctatttttaaaaaattcagtTTGTGTTTGATGTTAGAAATCATAGGTAATTCACTATAAAGTTTAGATTGAATTGAATCCTAGATAATCTATTGGATTAATAATTTACCacatttaatcaaattttggaggtgatgttttttttcagattctGTACTAATGAAATGTAGAaagagatgtatatatatacatatcatcttTTGGATTTTGTctagaaaaagaaataataagCATGTTGGATATTACAGTTTTCATGCTCAATGCAATATAGAGCtttgttttgtatatgtatgGGTACTATATTGAAGAATTTTGACCAataattatttgtaaaaatgttgcATACAATTTCtgttcaacatttttttaattaattttttgttattgattacaGGTGGTAGAACATGTAGAACAGTGACACAGAGGATGGGGAACATGGTGACTACACATACTGAATGTTCCTGATCAGGTTATACATAATCTGGTACACAAAATGCTCTTCAGTACGCAAAAGTACCATGACTTTGATCATCATACGGAATGCTCATGACAAGTCCTACATGTGTTCAGAAGTGGAAATCTTTGCTATATCTGTGATAAGGTTTTTCGGTGAAACATTGAAAGGTGTTGTACCTTGAGCAGTGAAAGCATATACGTGTGTTTTTTTCTCAGAATGTTCTTGATAAATACCACATATCGTCAGATTAATCTGCCAGACCTCTGTACATGTTGATTTGTTGGATTGTTTTGACCTCCCCTAGGAGTTTAAAGAGTGGAGAGTGCATATGAGTGCTTATAAATTACTGGAGTTTATTACAAGGATACATTATATATCCTTAGCGATGTAGTGTTTTAGAGAGTGAGGGAGAGAGAA
Above is a window of Pecten maximus chromosome 7, xPecMax1.1, whole genome shotgun sequence DNA encoding:
- the LOC117331880 gene encoding LOW QUALITY PROTEIN: dnaJ homolog subfamily B member 9-like (The sequence of the model RefSeq protein was modified relative to this genomic sequence to represent the inferred CDS: deleted 1 base in 1 codon); its protein translation is MKCENLLYLSALCSIYTVSIIFAKQADYYEVLGLKKGASDKQIKRAFRKLALKFHPDKNKEKGAEEKFREIAKAYEVLGDPDKKKKYDTYGHMDDQQFGGGGNGFPSHSFDFGDFFKGFDDAFSAHKQGHHKHQQGFKFSFGGNGGNFFNFDDLFDDDDDDDDGSQFFHDFFHDDDDDDDFYHNGFGFEDDLFGNLHHHSQYDHASNRHQNIHNQHQRLHKFNHEMNQRNHQRANNMHHHHPHHNHAQAHASSYTQGGRTCRTVTQRMGNMVTTHTECS